In one window of Candidatus Scalindua sp. DNA:
- a CDS encoding aldehyde dehydrogenase family protein, producing the protein MTKYFKNFINGEWVDALSGETFKNMNPSNREEIIGFYPLSSKEDVDRAVKVSHKALDLWKAVPPTERGEILFKAGSLMASRKKELAEILSRENGKTVSGAMGDVQSGIDMAFFAAGEGRRFYGRTTPSGLRNRFAMTRRYPVGVMGIITSWNFPMAITCWKTFPALVCGNTVVLKSEENTPETAVEFVKVLDEAGLPKGVLNLIHGCGKHAGEALTLHPQVSMISFTGSSEVGKMIGRNCAGRLAKISLELGGKNGVVVMDDADLDLAADGVVCGAFSISGQRCTATGRVIVHKEVYDPFVEKLLTLTKAQKVGPGYDESSQVTGLISRKQMERVLGYIDRAVRDGARILVGGKPLTGGVYDKGYYIEPTVMENITTDMEIARDEVFGPVLVVLKAESYDDAIKSLNDCPYGLSSSLFTRDVSRAMRFFDDSACGVCYINAPTFGSEPHLPFGGLKSSGLGYREVGWAAIEAFSEVKTLYIDYSAKIQNVQFEKKE; encoded by the coding sequence ATGACAAAATACTTTAAGAATTTTATTAATGGTGAATGGGTTGATGCCTTATCTGGTGAGACGTTCAAGAATATGAATCCTTCAAACCGGGAAGAGATTATAGGATTTTATCCACTCTCCAGTAAAGAAGATGTTGACCGTGCCGTCAAGGTTTCTCACAAAGCATTGGATCTGTGGAAGGCTGTTCCGCCGACAGAGAGAGGTGAGATACTTTTTAAGGCGGGTTCTCTCATGGCTTCAAGAAAAAAAGAGCTTGCAGAAATTCTCTCTCGTGAGAACGGGAAGACCGTAAGCGGTGCAATGGGGGATGTTCAATCGGGAATAGATATGGCCTTTTTTGCTGCAGGTGAGGGGAGGAGGTTTTACGGAAGGACTACTCCGTCAGGGCTAAGGAACCGTTTTGCCATGACCAGGAGATATCCTGTAGGAGTTATGGGGATTATTACCTCATGGAACTTTCCCATGGCCATAACCTGCTGGAAGACATTCCCGGCGCTGGTCTGCGGAAATACCGTGGTCTTGAAATCCGAAGAAAACACTCCTGAGACTGCTGTTGAGTTTGTAAAGGTTCTTGATGAGGCAGGTCTCCCAAAGGGAGTACTTAACCTCATACACGGTTGTGGAAAGCATGCCGGAGAAGCCCTCACGCTTCATCCTCAAGTGTCAATGATCTCCTTTACCGGTTCAAGTGAGGTAGGAAAGATGATTGGAAGGAATTGTGCGGGAAGGCTTGCGAAGATTTCACTTGAGCTTGGGGGGAAGAATGGAGTCGTCGTAATGGATGATGCGGACCTTGATCTGGCAGCGGACGGTGTTGTCTGCGGCGCTTTTTCCATATCCGGTCAAAGGTGTACCGCAACAGGTCGTGTGATTGTGCACAAGGAGGTGTATGATCCCTTTGTTGAAAAACTCCTTACCCTTACAAAAGCCCAGAAGGTGGGTCCTGGTTATGATGAATCCTCTCAGGTTACGGGCCTTATAAGCAGAAAGCAGATGGAAAGGGTTCTTGGATATATTGATCGTGCGGTACGTGATGGTGCAAGGATACTGGTTGGAGGAAAACCCCTTACCGGCGGTGTATACGATAAAGGATATTATATTGAACCGACAGTCATGGAAAACATAACAACCGATATGGAGATAGCAAGAGATGAGGTATTTGGTCCGGTGCTTGTGGTTCTCAAGGCTGAATCCTATGACGATGCGATCAAGAGTCTTAATGACTGTCCGTATGGATTGTCGTCCTCACTATTCACCAGAGACGTCAGCAGAGCTATGCGTTTTTTTGACGATTCGGCTTGTGGTGTATGTTACATCAATGCCCCTACATTCGGCTCGGAACCTCATCTTCCGTTTGGTGGCCTCAAAAGTTCTGGCCTTGGTTATCGAGAGGTTGGCTGGGCTGCCATTGAGGCATTCTCTGAAGTGAAGACTTTGTATATCGATTACAGTGCAAAGATCCAGAACGTACAATTTGAAAAGAAAGAGTGA